In Nitrospira sp., one genomic interval encodes:
- a CDS encoding MinD/ParA family protein — MTMQPDTLDSQTKDREENVIPSRTQVITVTSGKGGVGKTNVVANTAIALAQTGKRVLVLDADLGLGNIDILLGLTPKYTLEHVLAGTCRLEEIALTGPKGIVVLPASTGISQLTTLTESQQVILQEELERLASRMDVLLIDTGAGISSTVTYFAAAAQSIVVVVSPEPTSLTDAYALMKVLLRQYRERRFYVLVNMAKSPKDAARVFRKLELAVSRFLHISVHYLGAIPSDDYVPMAVSQQRAVIDQYPHAPASRAFRDLTEAVARLTPPALPKGTVQFLWQQLLRTH; from the coding sequence ATGACGATGCAGCCGGACACGCTGGACTCGCAGACCAAGGACCGCGAAGAGAACGTCATTCCCTCCCGCACCCAGGTCATCACCGTAACCAGCGGAAAAGGTGGCGTGGGGAAGACGAACGTCGTGGCCAATACGGCCATCGCGTTGGCGCAGACGGGCAAACGTGTGCTGGTGCTCGATGCGGATCTCGGGTTGGGCAATATCGACATTCTGCTGGGGCTGACGCCCAAGTACACGTTGGAACATGTGCTGGCGGGCACCTGCCGCTTGGAGGAGATTGCGTTGACCGGCCCGAAGGGGATCGTGGTGCTGCCGGCGAGCACGGGCATTTCCCAACTGACGACCCTGACGGAGAGCCAGCAAGTCATCTTGCAGGAGGAGTTGGAGCGGTTGGCGTCGAGGATGGATGTCCTCTTGATCGATACGGGAGCGGGTATTTCCTCGACGGTGACCTATTTCGCGGCGGCGGCCCAGTCGATTGTGGTGGTGGTGTCACCGGAACCCACCTCGCTGACCGATGCCTATGCCCTCATGAAGGTCTTGCTGCGGCAATATCGAGAGCGTCGGTTCTACGTTCTCGTGAACATGGCCAAGTCCCCGAAAGATGCCGCCCGGGTGTTTCGGAAACTCGAATTGGCGGTCAGCCGCTTTCTCCACATCTCGGTGCACTACCTGGGGGCCATTCCCTCCGATGATTACGTGCCCATGGCCGTGTCTCAGCAACGGGCTGTGATCGATCAATATCCCCACGCGCCGGCGAGCCGCGCGTTCCGGGACCTGACCGAGGCGGTCGCGCGCTTGACGCCACCGGCGTTGCCCAAGGGCACCGTCCAGTTCCTCTGGCAGCAACTGCTGCGGACGCATTGA
- the flhF gene encoding flagellar biosynthesis protein FlhF: protein MKVRTFHVKSMHDAIRSIKETLGPDAVILSTKRIRSWDNGFGLLGGSVLEVMAAVEDDAVVPDPAPLLGQDDAAPALLAQPPTLPKDETRFQKTLQGAMEQSSAVRALSHAEGAGERGTVYSFQRVYEDLLSQGVEQATAESCLRELQATLIEPGASRSSSSLQLLRTVLLAKVRTAGPLLGAGGDQKIALFVGPSGVGKTATIAKLATKYGIVEQRSLALITMDTYRPAAVEQLRLYADVLGIHLAVAGSCEEARAAIREAREAELVLIDTPGFGPYEPIADQRWRGLLQEDLPIEVHLVLAASTRVPDLVVSASRCVDLPALRLLFTKLDETSGYGGIFETSHRTGVPLSYWGVGQRVPDDLMAAHVDRLGDLLLGGRVRSPGNTSHRPWDQQIVPEPTSGTRAFQTDRS from the coding sequence ATGAAGGTGCGGACGTTCCATGTGAAGTCGATGCATGACGCCATTCGCTCCATCAAGGAAACGCTCGGGCCTGACGCGGTGATTTTGTCTACCAAGCGCATTCGTTCCTGGGACAACGGGTTCGGTTTGTTGGGCGGGTCGGTGCTGGAGGTGATGGCGGCCGTCGAAGACGATGCGGTCGTGCCCGATCCTGCGCCGCTGCTGGGACAGGACGACGCCGCTCCCGCTCTGCTCGCACAGCCGCCAACCTTGCCGAAGGACGAGACCCGTTTCCAGAAGACCCTGCAAGGAGCGATGGAGCAATCCTCTGCGGTGCGAGCCCTGTCCCATGCGGAGGGCGCAGGCGAACGGGGAACGGTCTACTCCTTTCAACGGGTCTATGAAGATTTACTGTCGCAGGGGGTCGAACAGGCTACGGCGGAATCTTGCCTCCGCGAGTTGCAGGCGACCCTGATTGAGCCGGGCGCATCACGTTCCAGTTCGTCGCTGCAGTTGTTGCGCACCGTGCTCTTGGCGAAGGTGAGGACGGCCGGGCCCTTGCTGGGGGCGGGAGGCGACCAAAAAATCGCACTCTTCGTGGGACCGAGCGGGGTGGGGAAGACCGCGACCATTGCCAAACTTGCCACCAAGTATGGCATCGTCGAACAGCGCAGTCTGGCCCTGATCACCATGGACACCTACCGGCCAGCCGCGGTGGAGCAACTCCGTCTGTATGCGGATGTGCTGGGCATCCATCTGGCGGTGGCCGGGTCCTGTGAAGAAGCGCGCGCCGCCATCAGAGAGGCGCGCGAGGCCGAGTTGGTCTTGATCGACACGCCGGGGTTCGGTCCCTACGAGCCCATCGCCGACCAACGATGGCGCGGGCTGTTGCAGGAGGACCTTCCCATCGAGGTCCACCTGGTGTTGGCGGCCAGCACTCGTGTGCCGGACCTTGTCGTGAGCGCAAGCCGATGCGTGGACCTGCCGGCCTTGCGATTGCTTTTTACGAAGCTGGATGAAACGAGCGGCTACGGCGGGATTTTCGAGACCAGCCATCGCACCGGTGTCCCCCTCTCGTACTGGGGAGTCGGCCAGCGCGTGCCGGACGATCTCATGGCGGCTCACGTCGACCGCTTGGGCGACCTATTGTTGGGCGGGCGAGTGCGTTCTCCCGGCAATACGTCACATCGTCCATGGGATCAACAGATCGTACCGGAGCCCACGTCCGGTACCAGGGCCTTCCAGACGGATCGCAGTTGA
- the flhA gene encoding flagellar biosynthesis protein FlhA: MSKGATSVPSTSLVKHPDILMSVGVVGILMVMLIPLPRFFLDLLLSFNITLSIIILLVGMQVRRPLEFSVFPSILLMVTLLRLALNIASTRLILLHGNEGVAAAGEVIRAFGNFVVGGNYTVGLVVFIILVIINFVVITKGAGRVAEVAARFTLDAMPGKQMSIDADLNAGLINDAEARQRRKDIAQEADFYGAMDGASKFVRGDAIAAVVITLVNILGGLTIGVLQQGLTLAAAAQTYTLLTVGEGLVAQVPALIVSTAAGIVITRAASEVNLGFEITRQVLISPKAIGTAAGILLTLGLVPGLPHVAFLALGGLTAWMAYQMNEQQKAAEAAPAQAAPQAKAEEPTTQVTPLDLMEVQVGYGLIGLVDAGQTGALLDRIKGLRRQFAEQMGFVLPPIHIRDNLQLRPNEYAVLLKGVELAKSEVMPAHVLAIDPGTAQRGAVHGLPTKEPAFGLPALWVPEQAREQAQIAGYTVVDPGSAVATHLSELIKRHAHELLGRQEVQGLLDQLGKNHPKLVEEVVPNLIPLGTLVRVLANLLREGVPIRDLRTILETIADHAPTTKDAEILTEVARQSLGRTITRQYLAPDGSLPIIGLDPRLDRTLADQANSTAQGNQWIPDPMVAQKLLAALKQAAERMVGRGHQPVILCSPSLRRHLRRLTDRILHSVPVLGLNEVDTVVRLQAIETVRLELDAGETRSLA; encoded by the coding sequence ATGAGCAAAGGGGCGACGTCGGTTCCTTCCACCTCCCTGGTGAAACACCCGGACATTCTCATGTCCGTGGGCGTGGTCGGCATCCTCATGGTGATGCTGATCCCGTTGCCGCGATTCTTTCTCGACCTGCTGTTGAGCTTCAACATCACCCTGTCGATCATCATCCTACTGGTCGGCATGCAGGTGCGTCGGCCGCTGGAATTCTCGGTCTTCCCATCCATCCTCCTGATGGTGACGCTCCTGCGCCTGGCGCTGAACATCGCTTCGACTCGACTAATTCTGTTGCACGGGAACGAGGGGGTGGCGGCGGCGGGTGAAGTCATCCGGGCATTCGGCAACTTCGTCGTGGGCGGTAACTACACGGTGGGCCTGGTCGTGTTCATCATACTGGTCATCATCAACTTCGTCGTCATCACGAAGGGTGCCGGGCGTGTCGCCGAAGTCGCGGCGCGCTTCACGTTGGATGCGATGCCTGGCAAACAGATGAGTATCGACGCCGATTTGAATGCCGGCCTCATCAATGACGCGGAGGCCCGGCAGCGCCGAAAGGACATTGCGCAGGAGGCGGACTTCTACGGAGCGATGGACGGTGCCAGCAAGTTCGTGCGCGGCGACGCCATCGCCGCCGTGGTCATCACCCTCGTCAACATTCTGGGCGGTCTGACTATCGGTGTCCTGCAGCAGGGACTGACCTTGGCGGCCGCGGCGCAAACCTATACGTTGCTCACCGTCGGCGAAGGGCTGGTGGCGCAGGTCCCGGCCCTCATCGTGTCCACCGCCGCCGGTATCGTCATCACGCGCGCCGCGTCCGAAGTCAATCTCGGGTTCGAAATCACCCGTCAGGTGTTGATCTCACCGAAAGCCATCGGCACGGCGGCGGGGATTCTTCTGACGTTGGGCCTGGTTCCCGGTCTTCCGCACGTGGCCTTCCTGGCACTGGGTGGGCTGACAGCCTGGATGGCCTACCAAATGAATGAACAGCAGAAGGCGGCGGAGGCCGCGCCGGCACAGGCGGCCCCGCAAGCCAAGGCCGAAGAACCCACCACGCAAGTGACCCCGTTGGATCTCATGGAAGTCCAAGTCGGGTACGGCCTCATCGGGTTGGTGGATGCCGGACAGACCGGCGCGCTCCTCGACCGCATCAAGGGCCTGCGCCGGCAGTTCGCTGAACAAATGGGCTTCGTCCTGCCGCCGATCCATATTCGCGACAACCTCCAACTGCGGCCGAATGAGTATGCGGTGTTGTTAAAGGGAGTGGAACTGGCCAAGTCGGAGGTGATGCCGGCCCACGTGCTCGCCATCGATCCCGGCACCGCACAGCGCGGTGCCGTGCATGGGCTCCCGACCAAAGAGCCAGCCTTCGGATTGCCCGCTCTGTGGGTGCCGGAGCAGGCGCGTGAGCAGGCGCAAATCGCCGGGTATACGGTCGTCGATCCGGGCTCGGCCGTGGCGACCCATCTCTCGGAACTCATCAAACGCCATGCGCATGAACTCCTCGGGCGGCAGGAAGTGCAGGGTCTGCTGGATCAGCTGGGTAAAAATCACCCCAAACTGGTTGAGGAAGTCGTGCCTAATCTGATTCCTCTGGGTACCCTCGTCAGGGTCCTCGCGAATCTGCTGCGGGAAGGTGTGCCGATCCGAGACCTGCGGACCATCCTGGAAACTATTGCCGACCATGCGCCGACGACGAAAGATGCCGAAATTTTGACAGAGGTTGCCAGGCAATCGCTCGGACGCACCATCACTCGTCAATACCTCGCGCCGGACGGGTCACTACCGATCATTGGGTTAGACCCGCGTCTGGACCGCACCTTGGCCGATCAAGCCAATTCCACGGCACAGGGGAATCAATGGATTCCGGATCCCATGGTGGCACAAAAACTGCTCGCTGCTTTGAAGCAAGCCGCGGAGCGTATGGTCGGGCGCGGGCATCAACCGGTCATCCTCTGTTCTCCGTCGTTGCGGCGGCACCTGCGCCGGCTCACGGACCGAATCCTGCATTCGGTTCCGGTGCTGGGGTTGAACGAAGTGGATACCGTGGTGCGATTGCAGGCGATTGAAACGGTTCGCCTCGAGTTGGATGCCGGTGAGACGAGGAGCTTGGCATGA
- the flhB gene encoding flagellar biosynthesis protein FlhB — MAESAQNRTEQATPKRKADARSKGQLAISRDAAMAVGLLGSLGGLYWTAPGILERLRETLRVWLTKSVEDSSHRALELDHLHLLLREIGTDVFLTLGPIVGGIAAIGVGANLVQTGFFWRKDGLEWDWSRINPASGLSRLFSLRSLTELVKSWLKILAIGWTGYLAVKGDMAQFLSLSEFGLDTLLSTVGWATFKAALMMAGAAAVIGAADYAYQRYEWERSLRMSRDEIKEEQRSAEGDPTVKSKIRGKQLEMARKRMMAAVPTADVIVTNPTHLAVALRYDSKAMGAPIVVAKGAGFVAEKIREIGRHHGVMIVENKLVARTLYKLVEVGHEVPENLYRAVAEILAFVYRVRGTLPPA, encoded by the coding sequence ATGGCTGAAAGCGCACAGAACCGCACAGAACAAGCAACCCCGAAACGCAAAGCGGATGCGCGGAGCAAGGGGCAACTTGCGATCAGTCGCGATGCTGCCATGGCGGTCGGGTTGTTGGGGAGCCTGGGCGGGCTCTACTGGACTGCACCAGGCATCTTGGAGCGATTGCGTGAGACCTTGCGGGTCTGGCTCACGAAGTCGGTGGAGGACAGTTCGCATCGGGCGCTGGAGCTGGACCACCTCCACTTATTATTGAGAGAGATCGGGACGGATGTCTTCCTAACGCTCGGTCCGATCGTCGGCGGCATCGCCGCGATCGGCGTCGGCGCCAATTTAGTGCAGACGGGGTTCTTCTGGCGCAAGGACGGCTTGGAATGGGATTGGTCCCGTATCAATCCCGCCAGCGGATTGTCCCGTCTCTTCTCCCTCCGGTCGCTGACAGAACTGGTGAAATCCTGGCTCAAGATCCTGGCGATCGGCTGGACAGGATACCTGGCGGTCAAGGGGGACATGGCCCAATTTTTGTCTTTAAGCGAGTTTGGCCTCGACACCCTCTTGTCGACGGTGGGATGGGCGACGTTCAAGGCCGCGCTGATGATGGCGGGTGCGGCGGCGGTGATCGGTGCGGCCGACTATGCCTATCAGCGTTATGAATGGGAGCGAAGCCTGCGCATGTCGCGCGACGAGATCAAGGAAGAGCAGCGGTCGGCGGAAGGTGATCCGACCGTCAAGTCCAAGATCCGCGGCAAGCAGCTCGAGATGGCCCGCAAGCGCATGATGGCCGCCGTGCCCACGGCCGACGTAATCGTGACCAACCCGACGCACCTGGCCGTTGCCCTGCGGTATGACTCCAAGGCGATGGGCGCCCCGATCGTTGTGGCCAAGGGCGCCGGTTTCGTGGCCGAAAAGATTCGCGAAATCGGGCGGCACCACGGCGTCATGATCGTCGAGAACAAACTTGTGGCTCGGACCCTCTACAAACTGGTGGAAGTGGGACATGAGGTGCCGGAAAACCTGTATCGCGCCGTGGCGGAAATCCTCGCCTTCGTGTACCGCGTACGCGGTACATTGCCCCCGGCCTGA
- the fliR gene encoding flagellar biosynthetic protein FliR — MNAAHTLHLALPQFQAFSILLVRVAGIISVFPILNTKTIPIPVKAGLVTMLGLVLTPVIRLPQLPTDPLLVAAGMANEFLIGLTIGLAVRLLFAGIQVAGELIGTQMGFSAVQLLDPTSHQNAPLVAQFHMTLASLVFLSLNAHLLVVHAIGMSYDVVPPFSARLSEYLAADIIHLAQHMLSVALQLAAPVFATLLIVNTILSILGRAVPQMNVFVLSFPITIAAGLLAMGLALPFSLSLFEREFRTLVENMLALLKVLGHG, encoded by the coding sequence ATGAATGCCGCCCACACGTTGCATCTGGCGCTGCCGCAGTTCCAGGCGTTTTCCATTCTCCTGGTCCGCGTGGCCGGCATCATCAGCGTGTTTCCCATCCTCAACACCAAGACGATCCCCATTCCGGTCAAGGCCGGGCTGGTGACGATGTTGGGATTGGTTCTGACGCCGGTCATCCGGCTTCCCCAGCTGCCGACCGATCCGCTTCTCGTCGCCGCAGGCATGGCCAACGAATTCCTCATCGGCCTCACGATCGGACTCGCGGTTCGATTGCTGTTTGCCGGCATTCAAGTGGCCGGTGAGTTGATCGGCACTCAAATGGGATTCAGCGCCGTCCAGTTGCTCGACCCCACGTCGCATCAGAATGCGCCCCTCGTCGCACAATTCCATATGACGTTGGCGTCGCTGGTATTTCTCTCACTTAATGCGCATCTGCTTGTGGTCCACGCGATCGGGATGAGTTACGACGTCGTGCCACCTTTCAGCGCGCGCCTCTCCGAATACCTGGCCGCCGACATCATTCATCTCGCGCAGCACATGTTGTCGGTGGCGCTGCAATTGGCGGCGCCGGTGTTCGCGACCCTGCTGATCGTGAACACCATTTTGTCGATTCTCGGCCGCGCCGTCCCGCAGATGAACGTGTTCGTCCTCAGCTTTCCGATCACGATCGCTGCAGGGCTTTTGGCCATGGGGCTGGCCTTGCCGTTCAGCCTGTCGCTGTTCGAGCGGGAATTCAGGACCCTGGTCGAAAACATGCTGGCGTTGCTGAAGGTGCTGGGCCATGGCTGA
- the fliQ gene encoding flagellar biosynthesis protein FliQ, with product MTIEAVTEIGRQAIETTLLVSAPVLGLSLVVGLLVSTFQAMTQINEATLTFVPKVLAVFAATLLFLPWMMGELIGFMTRLIISIPMLIHS from the coding sequence ATGACCATCGAAGCCGTCACAGAAATCGGCCGGCAGGCCATCGAAACCACCCTCCTGGTCTCCGCCCCCGTGCTGGGACTGAGTCTGGTGGTCGGCCTCCTGGTGAGCACCTTTCAGGCGATGACGCAGATCAACGAGGCGACGCTGACGTTCGTGCCCAAGGTGCTGGCAGTATTCGCGGCCACGCTCCTGTTCCTGCCTTGGATGATGGGGGAGTTGATCGGATTCATGACCCGCTTGATCATCAGCATCCCCATGCTGATCCATTCGTAA
- the fliP gene encoding flagellar type III secretion system pore protein FliP (The bacterial flagellar biogenesis protein FliP forms a type III secretion system (T3SS)-type pore required for flagellar assembly.), with product MSPSESGARPSTRARIFPVRPSCSLLFGLLAICCVVGVPAAHAQSPSLTLDLGQGGPKQVAAVLQILALLTVLSLAPAMFIMVTSFTRMVIVLSFLRQALGTQQVPPNQVLISLALFLTMFVMAPVGQAVYKDAMQPLLAEQIGYEEAWNRGIQPIRAFMLKQMRDKDLELFLEMAHTPKPTQVEEVPTHVIIPAFVLSELRIAFQIGFLLYIPFLIVDMVVASVLMSMGMMLLPPVMISLPFKLILFVLADGWYLVVGSMVKSFQ from the coding sequence ATGTCTCCCAGTGAATCGGGAGCGCGACCGTCTACGCGGGCGCGTATCTTTCCCGTACGGCCCTCCTGCTCGTTGCTGTTCGGCCTGCTCGCGATTTGCTGTGTCGTCGGAGTGCCCGCCGCCCATGCTCAAAGTCCCTCTCTGACCTTGGACCTTGGACAGGGAGGACCCAAGCAGGTGGCGGCTGTGCTGCAGATTCTGGCGCTGCTCACGGTCCTCTCGCTCGCACCCGCCATGTTCATCATGGTGACCTCCTTTACCCGCATGGTCATCGTGCTGTCGTTTCTACGCCAGGCCTTGGGAACCCAGCAGGTGCCGCCGAATCAGGTGCTGATCAGCCTGGCCTTGTTTCTGACGATGTTCGTCATGGCGCCGGTCGGACAAGCGGTTTACAAGGACGCCATGCAGCCGCTGTTGGCCGAGCAGATCGGATATGAGGAGGCGTGGAATCGGGGCATTCAGCCCATCCGCGCGTTCATGCTGAAGCAGATGCGCGACAAAGACCTGGAATTGTTCTTAGAGATGGCGCACACGCCGAAGCCCACCCAGGTCGAGGAGGTCCCGACGCATGTCATCATCCCGGCCTTCGTGTTGAGCGAACTCCGCATCGCCTTCCAGATCGGGTTCCTGCTGTACATCCCCTTTCTCATCGTCGATATGGTGGTGGCCAGCGTGTTGATGTCCATGGGAATGATGCTCCTACCGCCCGTGATGATCTCCTTGCCTTTCAAACTCATTCTATTCGTCCTCGCCGACGGCTGGTATCTGGTCGTCGGATCGATGGTCAAGAGTTTCCAATAG
- a CDS encoding flagellar biosynthetic protein FliO, with amino-acid sequence MDLWDSVVRMGSALAVVLAVIVALLGVARSSFGRRWLQVSGTPLVKILGCGQIGARKQVMVVAVAGEVLIVGTTATDLIPLGKVTDPEQLRKLLAEPPAVGGLPLSGDGSSREGQEGVYVSQ; translated from the coding sequence ATGGATCTGTGGGACAGTGTGGTGCGGATGGGCTCGGCATTGGCCGTGGTGCTGGCGGTGATCGTAGCGTTGTTGGGCGTGGCGCGTTCCTCGTTCGGGCGACGCTGGCTGCAGGTGAGCGGGACACCACTGGTCAAGATTCTCGGGTGCGGTCAAATCGGGGCCAGGAAACAGGTCATGGTCGTGGCCGTGGCCGGCGAGGTTCTGATTGTGGGAACGACGGCCACAGACTTGATCCCGCTAGGAAAGGTGACCGATCCTGAGCAACTGCGCAAACTATTGGCGGAGCCTCCGGCCGTCGGCGGCCTGCCACTTTCGGGTGACGGCTCCTCGCGCGAAGGGCAGGAGGGGGTCTATGTCTCCCAGTGA
- the fliM gene encoding flagellar motor switch protein FliM encodes MDKILSQEEIDALMGGVMSGEVDTTPKEEEAPGGIKAYNLTSQERIIRGRMPTMEMINDRFTRQQSISWSSLLREKIEFSVVGTQIIKFGDFIQKVPVPSSFNLFMMEPLRGNGLFILDAMLVYLIVDFFFGGKVQTHVKPEGREFTPIQVRLIKKLVQQALVDLEKAWQAVMQLKIGYCRSESNPQFAMVVTGSEIVVVVTLQVHLGDISRDMFIAYPYSMLEPIKEKLYSGLFADNVEQDSSWGSRFKDALRECEVAMTVQLGTATISVQDLLNFAPGDVLLLDQHPGDPMVCLVEGDPKFHGQPGVFKGNHACRVTNVLS; translated from the coding sequence ATGGACAAGATACTGTCTCAGGAAGAAATCGACGCCTTGATGGGCGGCGTCATGTCCGGGGAAGTCGATACGACTCCCAAGGAAGAGGAAGCCCCGGGCGGCATCAAGGCCTACAACCTCACCAGCCAGGAACGCATCATTCGTGGGCGCATGCCCACGATGGAGATGATCAACGATCGATTCACGCGGCAGCAATCCATTTCCTGGAGCAGCCTGCTGCGGGAGAAGATCGAATTCAGCGTCGTCGGGACGCAGATCATCAAGTTCGGCGACTTCATCCAGAAGGTGCCGGTGCCCTCTTCGTTCAACCTGTTCATGATGGAGCCGCTCCGCGGAAACGGGCTGTTCATTCTGGATGCGATGTTGGTCTACTTGATCGTGGATTTCTTCTTCGGCGGCAAGGTGCAGACACACGTGAAGCCGGAGGGGAGGGAGTTCACGCCCATTCAGGTCCGCCTGATCAAGAAATTGGTGCAGCAGGCCCTCGTCGATCTGGAAAAGGCCTGGCAAGCGGTCATGCAACTGAAGATCGGCTACTGCCGTTCGGAGAGCAATCCCCAGTTCGCCATGGTCGTGACGGGCTCCGAAATCGTCGTGGTCGTGACCCTGCAGGTGCACTTGGGCGACATCTCTCGCGACATGTTCATCGCCTATCCCTATTCCATGCTGGAGCCGATCAAAGAGAAATTGTACTCGGGGCTCTTCGCCGACAATGTGGAGCAGGACAGCAGCTGGGGAAGCCGGTTCAAGGATGCCCTGCGGGAATGCGAGGTCGCCATGACGGTGCAGCTCGGCACCGCCACCATCAGCGTGCAGGATCTGCTGAATTTTGCCCCGGGCGACGTGCTGCTTCTGGACCAACATCCCGGCGACCCCATGGTGTGCCTCGTGGAAGGTGATCCGAAATTTCACGGGCAACCGGGCGTGTTCAAGGGCAACCACGCTTGCCGTGTGACGAACGTGTTGAGCTGA
- a CDS encoding flagellar basal body-associated FliL family protein, translating to MAEAAEEKLPAPPASIPMKVVIMMVLGTLILGLGGAFAMFKMMAPSAAEKPAAEGQAEKAGGHGESAPKDGGHDGVASGTAAIADLDPFIVNLADSPEVRYLKVTIKLEMDGFGAVEDVKARTPQIRDAILVLLTSLDSVTARSPQGKHKLREDVTQRINGLLPKKAVKSAYFTEFVIQ from the coding sequence ATGGCAGAAGCAGCTGAAGAGAAGCTCCCCGCACCACCGGCCAGCATTCCTATGAAGGTCGTGATCATGATGGTCTTGGGAACGCTGATCCTTGGATTGGGTGGAGCCTTTGCGATGTTCAAGATGATGGCGCCTTCTGCGGCTGAGAAGCCTGCAGCGGAAGGCCAGGCTGAAAAGGCCGGCGGCCATGGCGAATCGGCCCCCAAGGACGGGGGGCATGACGGCGTCGCCAGCGGCACTGCCGCCATCGCCGACCTCGATCCCTTCATCGTGAATCTCGCCGATTCGCCCGAAGTGCGCTACCTGAAGGTCACGATCAAGTTGGAAATGGATGGGTTCGGCGCCGTCGAAGACGTGAAGGCGCGCACGCCGCAGATCCGAGACGCCATCCTGGTGCTGCTGACGAGTTTGGATTCGGTCACCGCGCGGTCCCCACAAGGCAAACACAAGTTGCGGGAGGATGTGACCCAACGCATCAACGGCCTGTTGCCGAAGAAAGCCGTGAAGTCCGCCTACTTCACCGAATTCGTCATCCAGTAG
- a CDS encoding flagellar hook protein FlgE, which produces MGILTSMFTAVTGLSSYGNAMGVIGNNIANVGTAGFKSSRATFSELISSSLAGGSGSDQIGLGVYMNDVQKNFSQGSMTTTGNTFDLAIDGSGFYLLRNSAGANFYARAGQFTVDSLGQVVDSSGALLQGYQADTNGNITSTIGGITLSSSAVSPQATSSGEILGNLNANATAPSAAFSESDATTYNFATSMTFYDSLGNGHQLQLFFRKTAANTWGVYSQIDGGAAAAQTAMTFNASGALTAGGTQTITATLTNGATSPQTVTLDLSSMTQYGSASGVISQTQDGYSSGSLDRITVDEQGRVVGQFTNGQTRALAQVVLNRFTNPDGLSNAGENHFIETLESGAALVGAPTVNGLGRILSGTVEQSNVDLGKEFVDMIITQRAFQANSRAITTSDEMLQELVNLKR; this is translated from the coding sequence ATGGGTATCTTGACCTCGATGTTCACTGCGGTTACGGGATTGAGTTCCTACGGCAACGCCATGGGCGTCATCGGGAACAACATCGCCAACGTCGGGACCGCCGGTTTCAAGTCCAGCCGAGCGACGTTTTCAGAACTGATCTCCTCGAGTCTGGCCGGTGGATCAGGAAGCGACCAGATCGGGTTGGGCGTCTACATGAACGACGTGCAGAAGAACTTTTCCCAAGGCTCGATGACAACGACGGGGAACACCTTCGACCTCGCGATCGACGGAAGCGGCTTTTACCTCCTGCGCAACAGCGCGGGCGCCAACTTCTATGCCCGCGCCGGGCAATTCACGGTGGACAGTCTGGGGCAGGTGGTGGATTCGAGCGGAGCGCTCCTGCAGGGCTACCAGGCAGACACCAACGGCAATATCACCAGCACCATCGGGGGGATTACCCTGTCTTCGAGCGCGGTCTCGCCCCAGGCGACCAGCAGCGGAGAAATCCTCGGCAACCTCAATGCGAATGCCACGGCACCCTCGGCCGCATTCAGCGAGAGCGACGCGACGACCTATAACTTCGCCACCAGTATGACCTTCTATGACTCGTTGGGGAACGGCCATCAGTTGCAGCTCTTCTTCAGAAAGACCGCCGCGAATACGTGGGGTGTGTACTCGCAGATCGACGGCGGTGCGGCGGCGGCACAAACCGCGATGACCTTCAATGCGAGCGGTGCCCTGACGGCCGGAGGTACGCAGACGATCACGGCCACCTTGACCAACGGCGCCACCTCTCCCCAGACCGTGACGCTGGATCTGTCATCGATGACGCAGTATGGCTCCGCCTCCGGCGTGATCAGTCAGACGCAGGACGGCTATTCGTCCGGCAGTCTGGATCGGATTACGGTGGATGAGCAGGGTCGCGTCGTGGGTCAGTTCACGAACGGTCAAACCCGCGCCTTGGCGCAGGTCGTGCTGAACCGCTTCACGAACCCTGACGGACTCTCGAACGCGGGCGAAAATCACTTCATCGAAACGTTGGAGTCCGGGGCGGCCTTAGTCGGCGCGCCAACGGTCAACGGATTGGGGCGAATTCTCTCCGGGACGGTGGAACAGTCGAACGTGGATCTCGGGAAAGAGTTCGTGGACATGATCATTACCCAACGCGCTTTCCAAGCCAATTCCCGCGCCATCACGACCAGTGATGAAATGCTGCAGGAGTTGGTCAACCTCAAGCGGTAA